Proteins encoded by one window of Paenibacillus sp. DCT19:
- a CDS encoding spore gernimation protein GerQ, with translation MNKPTLAPHESMELHEALNFKTLCIAKSKLMQGLVFDQELKALMQKDVIQSIQQIAELQAIYAKAPFQAPVPSSPTPITH, from the coding sequence ATGAACAAGCCAACACTAGCGCCGCACGAGTCGATGGAACTGCATGAAGCTTTAAACTTTAAAACGCTATGCATCGCTAAGTCAAAACTGATGCAAGGCCTGGTTTTTGATCAAGAACTAAAAGCTTTAATGCAAAAAGACGTCATTCAGTCCATACAACAGATCGCTGAACTGCAAGCCATTTACGCGAAAGCTCCTTTCCAAGCACCTGTTCCGAGTAGTCCGACACCTATAACACATTAA
- a CDS encoding spore coat protein yields MNTDYLDPINSLNMPEMADMTFAMDFLIRAKEGVRNLSIALTETASPDVRALLHTQLKQGIAMHQEISELMIRKKWFHPYELNEQYQLDQLSANNTVMIGQMNLFPGDTSRKGMFDRTPDEHIGGHKA; encoded by the coding sequence ATGAATACCGATTATTTAGACCCGATTAACTCATTAAATATGCCGGAAATGGCAGACATGACTTTTGCTATGGACTTCCTTATTCGTGCCAAGGAAGGTGTGCGTAATTTGTCCATCGCCCTGACGGAAACGGCTTCACCAGATGTAAGAGCCCTGCTGCACACTCAGCTTAAACAAGGGATTGCTATGCACCAGGAAATCTCGGAGCTCATGATTCGCAAAAAGTGGTTCCATCCTTACGAGCTGAATGAACAGTACCAACTTGACCAGCTATCGGCGAATAATACGGTGATGATTGGGCAGATGAATCTGTTCCCAGGAGATACGTCGCGTAAAGGGATGTTTGATCGGACCCCAGATGAACATATTGGAGGACATAAAGCATGA